In one Brevibacterium sp. CBA3109 genomic region, the following are encoded:
- a CDS encoding DUF6270 domain-containing protein translates to MKIAIFGSCVSRDTAEFMPEAEVVAYVARHSVTSLESPHGTAGIDLSDLTSAFQKRMVTSDLNGTGLERITKDAKDLDVVLLDLVDERRGFWNFPDGTTMTNSLEIESCGAARAARRAGARLIEFGTDEHFDQWKSGLITLIEGLKDAELWEKTILLDIEWAGAVDGAQHPQNDSFASLGRRWRRLQRGSREAGRELSRGRGLGEAWQSLRNIKPTEAEEYADRALSANSDYIRYRREARSLAASSVVRESREVRIDRDHKWGPQPFHYRHADYRSIVDSIRQQVNKNGGEAM, encoded by the coding sequence ATGAAGATCGCAATCTTCGGTTCCTGCGTGAGCCGTGATACGGCGGAGTTTATGCCTGAAGCTGAGGTCGTGGCTTACGTGGCCAGGCACTCGGTGACGAGCCTGGAGTCTCCCCATGGGACAGCTGGAATCGACCTCAGCGACTTGACCTCCGCTTTTCAGAAGCGAATGGTCACCAGTGATCTCAACGGCACCGGTCTCGAGCGGATTACCAAGGATGCCAAGGATCTTGATGTCGTCCTCCTCGACCTGGTCGATGAACGACGGGGATTCTGGAATTTTCCCGACGGCACGACAATGACGAATTCACTTGAAATCGAGTCGTGCGGAGCTGCTCGTGCAGCGCGTCGCGCCGGTGCGCGGCTCATAGAGTTCGGCACCGACGAGCACTTCGATCAGTGGAAGTCGGGCCTCATCACTCTCATTGAAGGTCTCAAGGACGCCGAATTGTGGGAAAAGACGATCCTCCTCGACATCGAATGGGCCGGAGCCGTTGACGGAGCCCAGCACCCGCAGAACGACAGCTTCGCCAGCCTCGGTCGCCGGTGGAGGCGCCTCCAACGAGGTTCACGTGAGGCGGGCAGGGAACTGTCACGAGGTCGCGGGTTGGGCGAGGCCTGGCAGAGCCTGCGCAACATCAAGCCGACGGAGGCCGAAGAGTATGCCGACCGCGCTCTTTCGGCCAATAGTGACTACATTCGGTATCGTAGAGAGGCACGATCGCTGGCTGCGTCGTCAGTGGTGAGAGAGAGCCGCGAGGTCCGAATCGACAGAGACCACAAGTGGGGACCTCAACCGTTCCACTATCGGCACGCCGACTACCGGTCGATCGTCGACAGCATCCGTCAGCAGGTGAATAAGAACGGTGGTGAGGCCATGTGA
- a CDS encoding glycosyltransferase family 4 protein, with product MNLRFLARQLTNVVVTTVGHINDDRVFFGMQLARRLPGPASRFVGHTLGRLPGDASRAASAWLLGEETTAKSLVAGSPSPSRLLGEIALNLGLLDEAESIAAAVPGARALSSRIEWTEGHVDEAIAFLPDGARRSRLIDERQCLHPQWWPEVSSHITARRAGGNTDYDRDAHPTVLHVLTNSLPHTRSGYAYRSHAILTTLSEAGHQTAAITRPSYPVTIGRLSQAPVEVIDGVEYIRDVPLRPRPTPSERLSEQANRIAAEAHERGTEILHTTTHYVNGLAAGAAAAAAGLPWVYEVRGVLEETWAAAGGSPEERSARRDSQRFALMRAKEIEVASAADAVITLGETMREHLIAGGVPAETITLIPNSVSEAVVDTDVTRTPAEVRRSLGLPDDGVWVGTAASIVGYEGLDDLVDAVILARSQGTDLRLLIAGDGVALPELRERAAPLGENAVFTGRVSQAQAIEYQLALDAIVVPRKDEPVCRLVTPIKPIEAMGLARPVVISDLPALRELVPDSAGLWTPPESPQKLAELLSQLASDDTARGRFGDNGRAHVLATRRWKEIGRRYGQVYSQLVGSDVR from the coding sequence GTGAACCTGCGCTTCCTCGCCCGGCAGTTGACGAACGTCGTTGTGACGACTGTCGGACACATCAACGATGACCGCGTGTTCTTCGGTATGCAGTTGGCACGTCGCCTGCCGGGCCCTGCCTCGCGTTTCGTCGGACACACGCTGGGACGCTTGCCGGGCGATGCCAGTCGGGCGGCATCTGCGTGGTTGCTCGGAGAAGAGACGACAGCGAAGTCATTGGTCGCAGGTTCTCCCTCGCCTTCACGCCTACTCGGCGAGATCGCGCTCAATCTGGGACTCCTCGACGAAGCCGAATCGATCGCCGCTGCTGTTCCCGGTGCCCGTGCACTGAGCTCACGTATCGAGTGGACCGAGGGACACGTCGACGAAGCCATCGCATTTCTGCCCGACGGCGCACGCCGGTCACGACTGATCGATGAACGACAGTGCCTGCATCCGCAATGGTGGCCCGAGGTTTCGAGCCACATCACGGCTCGCCGGGCCGGCGGCAATACGGATTATGACCGAGATGCTCATCCGACGGTGCTACATGTGCTGACGAACTCCTTGCCGCACACCCGCTCCGGCTATGCGTACCGGTCACATGCCATCCTCACCACTCTGTCGGAGGCCGGCCATCAAACGGCTGCGATCACGCGCCCGTCGTATCCCGTGACCATCGGACGACTGAGCCAGGCGCCGGTCGAGGTCATCGATGGTGTCGAGTACATCCGGGACGTGCCCTTGAGGCCGCGTCCCACGCCATCCGAACGGCTGAGCGAGCAGGCGAATCGCATCGCCGCCGAGGCGCACGAACGTGGTACTGAGATCCTGCACACGACGACGCACTACGTCAACGGCCTGGCTGCTGGAGCGGCGGCGGCTGCAGCGGGCCTGCCGTGGGTCTACGAAGTTCGCGGTGTCCTGGAAGAGACATGGGCGGCTGCAGGCGGCAGTCCGGAAGAGCGTTCTGCGCGCAGGGACAGCCAACGCTTCGCACTCATGCGGGCCAAGGAGATCGAAGTTGCATCGGCTGCCGACGCCGTCATCACTCTGGGCGAGACGATGCGGGAGCACCTGATCGCCGGGGGAGTACCGGCGGAAACCATCACACTCATTCCGAATTCGGTCTCCGAAGCCGTCGTCGATACTGATGTCACCCGCACTCCGGCCGAAGTGAGAAGAAGCCTCGGCCTGCCCGACGACGGGGTGTGGGTCGGAACGGCGGCGTCTATCGTCGGCTATGAGGGCCTCGACGACCTCGTCGATGCCGTCATCCTGGCCCGGAGCCAAGGCACGGACCTGCGGCTGCTAATCGCCGGCGACGGTGTCGCTCTGCCGGAACTACGGGAACGTGCAGCACCGCTGGGGGAGAACGCAGTCTTCACCGGACGGGTCTCTCAAGCTCAGGCAATTGAGTACCAACTCGCCCTCGATGCCATCGTCGTGCCGCGCAAAGACGAACCGGTCTGTCGATTGGTCACTCCGATCAAACCGATCGAAGCGATGGGTCTTGCACGACCAGTTGTCATCTCCGACCTGCCGGCACTGCGTGAACTGGTTCCGGACAGTGCAGGGTTGTGGACACCGCCGGAGAGCCCGCAGAAACTCGCGGAACTGTTGTCACAGCTCGCCTCCGATGACACGGCACGGGGAAGATTCGGGGACAATGGACGAGCACATGTTCTTGCAACTCGCAGGTGGAAGGAAATCGGACGACGATATGGGCAGGTCTATTCTCAACTCGTGGGGAGTGATGTGCGATGA
- a CDS encoding ABC transporter permease, whose translation MSETKNPLGLSSIPSVSSEGLVPVGRRTCLSRYLAALWNRRHFIIAESRAKMSSSTRKNILGYGWLFLNPLLSVLAFWFIFGFILQTSRGVPNFLGFLVVGVFFFGYTGKCMTGGTGAIRSGASMIKGFQFPRAALPISTVVRNFLDFMPTLLVMVIVLAVVPPLEVITWRVILVIPVIVLQTIFNVGLACFLARLGHKIPDLTNFMSIVSRFWLYGSGVFFSIEDRLGNHPALLEAMQYNPMHAYLTLVRNSLLYGVDSDPKMWIVGTVWAFGLLIVGFLFFWRGEENYGRL comes from the coding sequence ATGAGTGAGACGAAGAACCCCCTCGGGCTGAGTTCGATCCCGTCCGTGTCGAGCGAAGGCCTCGTGCCCGTTGGTCGACGGACATGTCTGAGCCGCTACCTCGCCGCGCTGTGGAACCGTCGGCACTTCATCATCGCCGAATCCCGAGCCAAGATGTCGAGCTCGACGCGGAAGAACATACTCGGATACGGCTGGCTGTTCCTCAATCCGCTGCTGTCGGTGCTCGCGTTCTGGTTCATCTTCGGATTTATCCTGCAGACCTCTCGAGGCGTTCCGAACTTCCTCGGATTTCTCGTTGTCGGAGTGTTCTTCTTCGGATACACCGGCAAATGTATGACCGGCGGAACGGGGGCCATCCGCTCGGGCGCGTCGATGATCAAGGGATTCCAATTCCCACGTGCTGCGCTTCCGATCTCGACAGTGGTCCGCAATTTCCTTGACTTCATGCCGACGTTGCTCGTCATGGTGATCGTGCTCGCTGTTGTGCCCCCGCTTGAAGTGATCACCTGGCGTGTCATCCTCGTCATCCCGGTCATTGTTCTGCAGACGATCTTCAACGTCGGTCTCGCCTGCTTCTTGGCACGTCTTGGTCACAAGATCCCGGACCTCACGAACTTCATGTCGATCGTCAGCCGATTCTGGCTCTACGGATCGGGAGTGTTCTTCTCCATCGAAGACCGCTTGGGAAATCACCCGGCGCTTTTGGAAGCAATGCAGTACAACCCGATGCATGCTTATCTGACCCTGGTGCGCAACTCACTGCTCTACGGAGTCGATTCTGATCCGAAGATGTGGATCGTCGGCACGGTCTGGGCCTTCGGCCTCCTCATCGTCGGCTTCCTGTTCTTCTGGAGAGGGGAGGAGAACTATGGTCGACTCTGA
- a CDS encoding bifunctional glycosyltransferase/CDP-glycerol:glycerophosphate glycerophosphotransferase produces MSGQQWRKALWHLRHGGVEGFKEFRRKRESELASTRTSTAGSSNQDGTDTPTLSVIVPAFNASGFIDRCLKSILNQSGVSLEVIVVDDGSTDDTVEKASQHSHGAHPVAVLTGTNEGPARARNRGIGAARGKYITFVDADDEVLANAYTTMVDSLERTGSDIATGAYVRVGSVGRSRPKLTARVHARQRLAVRLDDMPELLEEPVLWNKVYRHDFWNRHVGEMWGFSNYEDQEPVYRALVGAAAIDVLTNDVYAWRLADGRDTRSKRKAELSDLQSKLEVIDALKNTLNHAPDHVVEQAYAIWMGTDLAMHAEYLDTANKRFRNTLCDAAKSLRKAMPKGAWKLLPAQERLYMWVVASGDLDDIEEVLGTRMEETRAVPLELVDGTWTVAPTYLSRLKTNVPQRLLKAQHVDFRPVVIVRNARWIDDQQIELQGCAYIPGIDPGQTTFRLQGVMDGATVLDVSVETRNDNRVDLDVGDPWRTYEAGGFIARIDVAGLRDISPRGIDLFGSFEMQGMHLQAPAVLTAVVGMIAPSPIRDSGRLTVVADERSELSIRPVDMPTDPVVVKNIDFRGRDVTVTLDRSANARGLSLHTAGIKVELDANGPSIYSTTLPELPERFRAHGERQWKLLAKTNEGNDVDVYHASVDYLLPGTSCVRLAANSAGKVRLAQRFRRVTVTGATNDRDRLLIIGRIDPPEKLKVVLKSSEQTIEPDEPALHADGSFTAVYDLTTTGAEGGKVAALAGGYHVRYGETPDKVEGWARVAGKLAIRPVDCFTEWNTLRVEGRNSGAVSVTASPPWSAQERTKYGRFQLRTKDWGPLTAGIVFESYNGKSANDNPRALFDAIKEEYADIPFYWSVRDRRVDVPTGGIPVVEGTAEWHRAIATSRVWINNNNFPHHVQKLPGQFYLQTWHGSPIKKLLWDIPRRRTSLTYRRLMRQQVAQWDVLLAQSESTAGHLRSGLGYEGDVILVEAPRNLRVRDFAQHTVDIRARLGIRLDEKVVLYAPTWKERHRIGTRMNWKDQLNPYFLAEQTGAKVLVRAHHVSTAMPLEKYPGVIDVSHEPHVEALIAICDLLVTDYSSIAYDFALTRKPVIHYTPDYNEYLSERGLYEDWSTNAVVTDNLSKLIFLVQEKLEELGPSRKIAGVDAAELSQLIHIITSRATSP; encoded by the coding sequence GTGAGCGGACAGCAGTGGCGTAAAGCCCTGTGGCATCTGCGGCATGGCGGAGTCGAAGGATTCAAAGAATTCCGGCGTAAGCGCGAATCGGAACTCGCTTCGACCAGGACATCGACCGCTGGATCTTCCAATCAGGATGGCACGGACACTCCAACGCTGAGCGTTATCGTGCCTGCATTCAATGCGAGTGGCTTCATTGATCGATGCTTGAAAAGCATCCTCAACCAGAGCGGTGTGTCGTTGGAAGTCATTGTCGTCGACGACGGCTCGACCGATGACACCGTTGAAAAAGCTAGCCAACATTCGCACGGTGCTCACCCGGTAGCGGTCCTCACGGGCACCAACGAAGGGCCGGCGCGTGCACGCAATCGCGGAATCGGTGCTGCCCGCGGCAAATACATCACCTTTGTCGACGCAGACGACGAAGTGTTGGCAAACGCGTATACGACGATGGTTGATTCGCTTGAACGGACCGGCTCTGACATTGCCACCGGGGCGTATGTTCGTGTTGGCTCAGTCGGCCGATCCAGGCCGAAGCTGACCGCGCGAGTACACGCACGCCAGCGGTTGGCAGTTCGGTTGGACGATATGCCGGAACTGCTGGAGGAGCCTGTCCTGTGGAACAAGGTCTATAGGCACGACTTCTGGAATCGTCATGTGGGGGAGATGTGGGGGTTCTCCAACTACGAAGATCAAGAGCCTGTCTACAGGGCACTGGTCGGTGCCGCGGCGATCGACGTGCTCACGAATGACGTGTATGCGTGGAGGCTAGCCGACGGCAGAGATACCCGTTCCAAACGCAAAGCAGAACTGAGCGATCTGCAGTCAAAGCTTGAAGTCATCGATGCTCTCAAGAATACCTTGAACCACGCTCCCGATCACGTGGTCGAGCAGGCATATGCGATCTGGATGGGCACCGACCTCGCTATGCACGCGGAGTACCTCGACACGGCAAACAAACGGTTCCGAAACACCCTCTGCGATGCGGCCAAGAGTCTTCGAAAGGCGATGCCGAAAGGCGCTTGGAAGCTTTTGCCGGCGCAGGAACGTCTGTACATGTGGGTTGTGGCGTCCGGGGACTTGGACGATATCGAAGAAGTCCTCGGAACGAGGATGGAAGAGACCAGAGCCGTGCCGCTCGAACTAGTCGACGGCACCTGGACAGTCGCACCGACGTACCTGTCTCGACTCAAGACCAATGTGCCGCAGCGGCTGTTGAAAGCACAGCATGTCGACTTCAGACCCGTCGTCATCGTGCGAAATGCGCGGTGGATCGATGATCAGCAGATCGAGCTCCAAGGGTGTGCATACATCCCCGGCATTGATCCAGGGCAGACCACATTCCGTTTGCAGGGCGTCATGGATGGGGCGACTGTTCTGGACGTATCTGTGGAGACCCGAAATGACAATCGAGTGGACTTGGACGTCGGTGATCCTTGGAGGACGTACGAGGCTGGGGGATTCATAGCTCGAATCGACGTCGCGGGCCTCAGGGACATATCTCCGAGAGGAATCGACCTGTTCGGCTCCTTTGAAATGCAAGGGATGCATCTCCAAGCCCCGGCTGTGTTGACAGCGGTAGTGGGAATGATTGCTCCAAGCCCGATTCGCGATTCAGGACGCCTGACAGTTGTCGCTGACGAGCGAAGCGAACTGTCGATTCGTCCCGTAGACATGCCCACTGATCCAGTCGTCGTGAAGAACATCGACTTCCGCGGGCGGGATGTGACGGTGACTCTCGACCGTTCTGCGAATGCCCGTGGTCTGTCGCTGCACACTGCCGGAATCAAGGTTGAGCTGGATGCAAACGGCCCTTCCATCTATTCGACCACACTGCCTGAACTTCCCGAGCGGTTCCGAGCCCATGGGGAACGGCAATGGAAGCTGTTGGCCAAGACAAACGAAGGCAATGACGTCGATGTCTACCACGCCTCCGTCGACTATCTGCTACCCGGCACCTCATGCGTGCGTCTTGCGGCCAACTCCGCTGGCAAGGTGAGGCTGGCGCAGCGGTTCCGGCGAGTGACTGTCACTGGTGCGACAAACGACCGGGATCGACTACTGATCATCGGCCGGATCGACCCTCCGGAGAAGCTCAAGGTCGTACTTAAATCCTCCGAGCAGACGATTGAGCCTGATGAGCCTGCGCTGCATGCTGATGGCAGCTTTACCGCTGTGTATGACCTGACGACTACCGGGGCCGAAGGAGGCAAAGTCGCGGCGCTCGCAGGCGGCTATCATGTGAGGTACGGCGAGACCCCGGATAAAGTCGAAGGGTGGGCCAGGGTAGCCGGCAAACTTGCTATCCGACCTGTGGACTGCTTCACCGAGTGGAACACGCTCCGGGTCGAAGGACGCAACTCGGGTGCCGTTTCTGTCACGGCCTCACCGCCTTGGTCTGCTCAGGAGCGCACCAAGTACGGGCGCTTTCAACTCCGCACTAAAGACTGGGGACCGCTGACTGCGGGGATTGTCTTCGAGTCGTATAACGGTAAGTCCGCAAACGACAATCCGAGGGCTCTTTTCGACGCCATCAAAGAAGAATACGCGGACATCCCCTTCTACTGGTCGGTGAGAGACCGCCGAGTCGACGTGCCGACCGGTGGCATCCCAGTAGTTGAGGGGACTGCCGAGTGGCACCGCGCAATAGCGACTAGTCGAGTGTGGATCAACAACAACAACTTCCCCCACCACGTACAAAAGTTGCCCGGACAGTTCTATCTTCAGACATGGCACGGATCCCCAATCAAGAAGTTGCTATGGGACATACCTCGGCGACGAACATCACTGACCTACAGGCGTCTTATGCGTCAACAAGTTGCGCAGTGGGATGTGCTTCTCGCCCAGTCCGAATCCACTGCTGGTCACTTACGTTCAGGACTAGGCTACGAAGGCGACGTGATATTGGTAGAGGCACCACGAAACTTGCGAGTTCGAGACTTTGCTCAGCACACGGTCGACATTCGTGCCAGGTTAGGAATCAGACTTGACGAAAAAGTCGTACTATACGCACCGACTTGGAAAGAACGCCACCGAATCGGAACGAGAATGAACTGGAAGGACCAACTTAATCCGTACTTCCTAGCTGAGCAAACCGGTGCGAAGGTATTGGTCAGAGCCCATCACGTGAGTACTGCAATGCCTTTGGAGAAATATCCGGGAGTGATCGATGTATCTCACGAGCCGCATGTGGAGGCACTGATTGCAATTTGTGATTTATTAGTGACTGATTACTCTTCAATTGCCTACGATTTCGCACTAACCCGAAAACCAGTTATTCATTACACGCCAGACTATAATGAATATCTCAGCGAGCGCGGGCTCTACGAAGACTGGTCGACAAACGCGGTGGTCACAGACAATCTATCGAAACTAATATTCCTTGTGCAGGAAAAGCTTGAAGAGTTAGGGCCATCAAGAAAAATAGCTGGAGTCGACGCAGCTGAACTGAGCCAGCTAATCCATATAATTACTAGTCGCGCAACTTCGCCGTAG
- a CDS encoding ABC transporter ATP-binding protein has translation MVDSEIQEPNIIAENVQVRYTVNTNDPGSKATGIRRLTNRIAGRQGQTTVRALRGVNFVAREGEMVGIVGANGSGKSTFLRNVAGVEQPDRGRILVRYQPLLLGVSAALQPALSGSENVRLGCLAMGLSPEEAAEAFDYVVELSALGSAIHRPMGTYSSGMGARLRFAIALAARPKILLIDEALSTGDATFAERSERAMDELLAEAGTVLLVNHAAKVIQELCTRAVWMHRGEILMNGPAEAVAEKYRWWAWNVAKGKEDIADKLLADVVGNAVKEEINILEPELIKDPIPRHAARPSKKKAARARHVKRQDTVEVVEETPTPMLAAAEEQVWPKSFDAEMPKAKFPALPKPASQAVSAPRITDAPPLRLNPSKKRVVLRAANPNDRASSVAAADDFTGRRLASRARKIADERYEERQRLRQKDETPVVHQDSGR, from the coding sequence ATGGTCGACTCTGAAATCCAGGAACCGAATATCATCGCCGAGAACGTCCAAGTCCGGTACACCGTCAACACCAACGACCCGGGCAGCAAGGCAACAGGTATCCGGCGCCTGACGAACAGAATCGCTGGGCGGCAAGGTCAGACCACCGTGCGAGCGCTGCGTGGGGTCAACTTCGTCGCCCGCGAAGGAGAGATGGTCGGAATCGTCGGAGCCAACGGCTCCGGAAAGTCCACCTTCCTGCGCAATGTCGCGGGTGTCGAGCAGCCGGATCGAGGCCGCATTCTCGTCCGTTATCAGCCGCTTCTGCTCGGTGTCAGCGCCGCTTTGCAACCAGCGTTGTCCGGAAGTGAGAACGTGCGTCTCGGATGTTTGGCGATGGGATTGTCGCCCGAGGAGGCGGCCGAAGCCTTCGACTATGTCGTTGAGCTTTCGGCATTGGGCTCAGCTATTCACCGTCCGATGGGAACTTATTCTTCCGGCATGGGCGCCAGGCTCCGATTTGCCATCGCCTTGGCTGCGCGCCCGAAGATTCTGCTCATCGACGAAGCTCTATCGACAGGTGACGCGACCTTCGCCGAGAGAAGCGAACGTGCGATGGACGAGCTTCTCGCGGAAGCAGGAACGGTTCTGCTCGTCAACCATGCCGCAAAAGTGATTCAGGAGCTGTGCACCCGTGCAGTGTGGATGCACCGAGGTGAGATTCTCATGAACGGTCCCGCCGAGGCTGTTGCAGAGAAGTACCGGTGGTGGGCGTGGAATGTGGCAAAGGGCAAGGAAGATATCGCCGACAAGTTACTCGCCGATGTGGTGGGCAATGCGGTCAAAGAGGAGATCAATATCCTCGAACCCGAACTCATCAAGGATCCCATCCCGCGGCACGCAGCACGCCCGTCTAAGAAGAAGGCCGCTCGGGCGCGCCATGTGAAGCGGCAGGACACGGTCGAAGTAGTCGAAGAGACTCCGACCCCGATGCTGGCCGCTGCCGAGGAGCAGGTCTGGCCGAAATCCTTCGACGCTGAGATGCCGAAAGCCAAATTCCCGGCTCTGCCCAAACCGGCCTCTCAGGCAGTGAGCGCACCACGAATCACCGATGCCCCGCCTCTGCGACTGAACCCCAGTAAGAAACGCGTTGTTCTGCGAGCAGCGAATCCGAATGACCGTGCGTCGTCGGTTGCCGCTGCGGATGACTTCACCGGCCGGAGGCTCGCTTCTCGCGCGCGAAAGATCGCCGATGAACGGTATGAGGAGAGGCAGCGTTTGCGGCAGAAAGACGAGACCCCTGTCGTTCACCAGGATTCGGGCCGATGA